A single Leptospira barantonii DNA region contains:
- a CDS encoding Crp/Fnr family transcriptional regulator: MKNPEKKKNPIDSPVLKTIKKKFPFLESKWEEYESFFKEKKIPAKTTLLRQGEISKYVYFIEEGCLRLGFDENGKDITFQFFFEGSGVASMESFKSSLPSLFFLESVEPCKLIVIHRNDALYLFEKHEEFKNYLIEFLFARISNYTRLFLSRIKDSPEERYKELIRQDPKIMDRIPHHYIASYLGITPVSLSRIRNRTRS, from the coding sequence ATGAAGAATCCGGAAAAGAAAAAGAATCCAATCGATTCTCCGGTCCTGAAAACGATCAAAAAGAAATTCCCGTTTTTGGAATCGAAATGGGAAGAATACGAATCCTTTTTTAAGGAGAAGAAAATTCCCGCAAAGACCACGCTTCTACGTCAGGGAGAAATTTCCAAATACGTTTATTTTATCGAAGAAGGTTGTTTGCGTTTGGGATTCGACGAAAACGGAAAAGATATCACGTTTCAATTTTTCTTCGAGGGAAGCGGAGTCGCTTCGATGGAAAGTTTTAAATCCTCGCTACCGAGTTTGTTCTTTTTGGAAAGTGTGGAACCTTGCAAATTGATCGTGATCCACCGGAACGACGCCCTCTACCTGTTCGAAAAACACGAAGAATTTAAGAATTATCTAATAGAGTTTCTTTTCGCGAGAATCTCGAACTACACGAGACTTTTTTTGTCGAGGATCAAGGATTCTCCCGAAGAACGATATAAGGAACTGATTCGTCAAGATCCGAAGATCATGGATCGGATACCTCATCACTACATCGCGTCTTATCTGGGAATCACTCCCGTTTCCTTGAGCAGAATTCGAAATAGAACCCGCTCCTAA
- a CDS encoding RNA polymerase sigma factor, translating to MASLEQFYRRERRKILAWIRYRVADPEEAEDILQESFVSALGEMNAAGEIENVIAYTYAVLRNKVKDWYRKRKTNQYRISTLGEEFELDSFLPDTAPNPEKEFYRSVLLEELALAIEELPADQKFAFVENSFQGKTFQEISSETGIPEGTLSARKTYAKEFLNRRLKDLKSLFLENF from the coding sequence TTGGCATCATTGGAACAATTCTATCGAAGGGAGAGAAGAAAGATTCTCGCTTGGATCCGATACCGCGTCGCCGATCCGGAGGAAGCGGAGGATATTCTACAGGAATCCTTCGTTTCGGCTCTCGGTGAAATGAACGCGGCCGGAGAAATCGAAAACGTGATCGCATATACGTATGCGGTTTTACGAAACAAGGTAAAGGATTGGTATCGGAAACGAAAAACGAATCAGTATCGCATTTCTACGTTAGGTGAAGAATTCGAACTCGATTCTTTTCTGCCCGATACGGCTCCGAACCCCGAAAAGGAATTCTACAGGTCCGTTCTTTTAGAGGAATTGGCTCTTGCGATTGAAGAACTTCCGGCCGATCAGAAATTCGCGTTCGTTGAAAATTCTTTCCAAGGAAAAACGTTTCAGGAGATATCTTCCGAAACCGGAATTCCAGAAGGAACACTTTCAGCGCGCAAAACCTACGCAAAGGAATTTCTAAATCGAAGACTTAAGGATCTTAAATCGTTATTTCTCGAAAATTTTTAG
- a CDS encoding potassium/proton antiporter — protein MEFEFSTFILSGLIILSIGLLRISSKFGVPSLLLFLMIGMAAGSDGPGGIEFDNPLLARQVGSIALAYILFSGGLETEWQKIKPVLWKGIILGNLGVLITWAAMGLFSVYVLGFSPIIGFLLGAVVSSTDAAAVFNVLRTRNTGMKKGLTSLLELESGSNDPLAVLLTVSILSLLGPEPPQPGELALHIFMQFSIGSAAGLVFGYIIFKGLNRIKLEYEGLYPVLISASVLFVYSATELIGGNPFLAVYIAGLVLGNQSFVHKRSNLRFLDGIAWLMQIIMFLTLGLLVFPSRIPPLFGTGILFSLFLVFFARPIAVFISLFRSGYNIREKLLVSWIGLRGAAPIILATFPFAQGVEGSDKIFHLVFFTVLISLLFQGTSVPQVVRWLGLDAPLEQRASYPFEFENREQSDSNLLEFIVPYGSTSVGKFVYSLNFPENSLITLIYRGDGHIVPTGKTKLEEGDVLLILTPKGSEDKIREILSKMDVPS, from the coding sequence ATGGAATTTGAATTCAGCACTTTTATTTTATCCGGACTGATCATACTCAGCATCGGGCTTTTACGAATCTCTTCCAAGTTCGGAGTTCCTTCTCTTCTTCTCTTTCTTATGATAGGAATGGCCGCAGGCTCGGACGGCCCCGGAGGAATCGAATTCGACAATCCTCTTTTGGCGAGACAGGTCGGATCAATCGCCCTCGCATATATCCTCTTCTCCGGAGGATTGGAAACCGAATGGCAAAAGATCAAACCGGTTCTTTGGAAAGGAATCATTCTCGGGAACCTAGGCGTCTTAATCACTTGGGCCGCGATGGGACTCTTCTCCGTTTACGTTCTCGGATTTTCTCCGATCATAGGATTCTTATTGGGTGCGGTGGTTTCTTCGACCGATGCGGCCGCGGTCTTCAACGTACTCAGAACCAGAAACACGGGTATGAAAAAAGGACTGACCTCCCTTCTCGAGCTCGAATCGGGAAGCAACGATCCGTTGGCCGTTCTTTTGACAGTGAGCATTCTCAGCCTTTTAGGACCCGAACCTCCACAACCGGGAGAATTGGCGCTTCATATCTTTATGCAATTCTCCATCGGAAGTGCGGCGGGTTTAGTATTCGGTTACATCATCTTCAAAGGACTCAACCGAATCAAACTCGAGTATGAGGGATTGTATCCCGTATTGATTTCGGCTTCCGTTTTGTTTGTTTATTCCGCGACCGAGTTGATCGGTGGAAACCCCTTCTTGGCGGTTTATATCGCAGGACTCGTTTTGGGAAATCAATCCTTCGTTCATAAGCGAAGTAATCTCAGATTCTTGGACGGGATCGCATGGTTGATGCAGATCATCATGTTCTTAACGTTAGGCTTGCTTGTCTTCCCGAGCAGAATTCCTCCGCTTTTCGGAACGGGAATTTTATTTTCCCTCTTTCTCGTATTCTTTGCAAGACCGATCGCGGTTTTCATTTCGCTTTTCCGTTCAGGCTACAATATTAGAGAAAAGTTATTGGTTTCTTGGATCGGACTCAGAGGCGCGGCGCCGATCATTCTCGCGACGTTTCCGTTCGCACAAGGAGTGGAAGGATCGGACAAAATCTTTCACTTGGTATTTTTTACGGTTCTCATCTCGCTTCTTTTTCAAGGAACGAGCGTACCTCAGGTCGTTCGTTGGCTCGGACTCGACGCGCCGCTCGAACAAAGAGCTTCGTATCCGTTCGAATTCGAAAACCGCGAACAAAGCGATTCCAATCTTCTCGAGTTTATCGTTCCTTACGGCTCGACCTCGGTCGGTAAGTTCGTGTATTCCTTGAACTTTCCGGAGAATTCCCTCATCACTCTCATCTATCGCGGAGACGGACATATCGTTCCAACAGGAAAAACTAAATTAGAAGAAGGTGATGTTCTTTTGATTCTGACTCCGAAGGGAAGCGAAGACAAGATCCGAGAAATTCTTTCCAAAATGGACGTGCCCTCGTAA
- a CDS encoding ArsR/SmtB family transcription factor — protein sequence MLEEELSPVFKALSDESRRRILDIVKNKPGISVGELTDFFEFSRFAVMKHLKVLSEANLLNIEKKGKFRSIHLNAIPIQMIYDRWISQYNKHWATSLTRLKYQIEGESRMEELRQIYTLYIKTDVDKLWDALIKADITPEWFDGMKVQFEPKAGAKLTYDIKTPDGNQLSVVEGNVLEFNPKKKLVYTFRLSAEPKATSDRESRVTYELDPVGTDSVKLTVTHDDFDGKTHTFFGVSQGWPRHLSNLKTYLETGKGMNLPPIH from the coding sequence ATGTTAGAAGAAGAATTGAGTCCGGTCTTCAAAGCCCTTTCCGACGAAAGTCGGAGGAGAATTCTGGACATCGTTAAAAACAAACCCGGTATTTCTGTGGGAGAACTGACCGACTTTTTCGAATTCAGTCGTTTTGCGGTGATGAAACACCTCAAGGTTCTCTCCGAGGCGAATCTTCTGAATATAGAAAAAAAGGGAAAGTTTCGAAGCATTCATCTCAACGCGATTCCGATCCAAATGATCTACGATCGTTGGATCTCGCAATACAACAAACACTGGGCGACTTCTCTGACAAGACTCAAATATCAAATCGAAGGAGAAAGTAGAATGGAAGAGTTAAGACAAATCTATACTTTGTATATCAAGACCGACGTGGATAAACTTTGGGACGCGTTGATCAAAGCAGACATCACACCGGAATGGTTCGACGGAATGAAGGTTCAATTCGAACCCAAGGCGGGTGCGAAGTTGACGTATGACATCAAAACTCCCGATGGAAATCAATTGTCCGTCGTCGAAGGAAACGTATTGGAATTTAATCCGAAGAAAAAATTGGTTTATACGTTCAGGCTTTCCGCAGAACCGAAAGCGACTTCCGATCGTGAATCCAGAGTTACTTACGAACTTGATCCGGTCGGAACGGACTCCGTAAAACTCACGGTAACACACGACGACTTCGATGGTAAAACGCATACGTTCTTCGGAGTTTCTCAAGGATGGCCGAGACATCTCAGCAACTTGAAAACATATCTTGAAACCGGAAAAGGAATGAACCTGCCTCCGATCCATTGA
- a CDS encoding VOC family protein, producing MFSLKYRDSIGISSEDPKASVSFYRNLFGMKLEEEDSSLVKTLKLDNIHLVISGLKTGEETVSRHLLDHIAFRVDSNSFDRAAKELTRQGAEVSEIVDHGLVRSIYFKDPDGYLVELIC from the coding sequence ATGTTCAGTCTGAAATACAGGGACTCGATCGGAATCTCTTCCGAAGATCCGAAAGCGAGCGTTTCTTTTTATAGAAATCTTTTCGGAATGAAATTGGAGGAAGAGGATTCGAGTTTAGTCAAAACATTAAAATTAGATAATATTCATCTGGTGATATCCGGCCTAAAGACGGGAGAGGAAACGGTTTCAAGACATCTCCTCGATCATATCGCCTTTCGCGTGGATTCCAATTCCTTCGATCGCGCCGCGAAGGAATTAACGCGGCAAGGAGCGGAGGTTTCGGAGATCGTGGATCACGGCTTGGTTCGTTCGATTTATTTCAAGGATCCGGACGGGTATTTGGTAGAGTTGATCTGCTAA
- a CDS encoding NAD(+)/NADH kinase gives MSVEYAIIVKNKTRLEALIERFNTKQQARFYIERLGGKFEEYELEHEIFHESLDLVQKRISKRIKYKIVERVYVSSFLFSKKNVIVTIGQDGLVANTAKYSKGTPIIAVNPDRERYDGVLLPFDRESFVHAVENVMNGKYSSKTVRFAEAQLNDGQKLLAFNDLFIGPSSHTSARYKISYNENTEEQSSSGIIVSTPAGSTGWLSSIFNMAYGVAGVFEKELTLKRPALKDDQLLFAVREPFQSVRTQIGITAGVLNQEFPLTVESLMPSGGVIFSDGIESDYLKFNSGSIATIGVSKENANLVVPS, from the coding sequence ATGAGCGTCGAATACGCGATCATCGTTAAGAATAAAACGCGTCTTGAAGCCCTGATTGAACGATTCAACACCAAACAACAGGCGCGTTTTTATATCGAAAGACTCGGCGGAAAGTTCGAAGAATACGAACTGGAACACGAGATCTTTCACGAGTCTCTGGATCTGGTTCAGAAAAGAATTTCGAAACGAATCAAATACAAGATCGTGGAAAGAGTATATGTTTCTTCCTTTTTATTTTCGAAGAAGAATGTGATCGTTACGATCGGTCAAGACGGGTTGGTGGCAAATACCGCGAAGTATTCCAAAGGAACGCCCATCATCGCGGTCAATCCGGATCGGGAACGATACGACGGAGTTCTTCTTCCTTTCGATCGGGAAAGTTTTGTTCACGCCGTTGAAAACGTGATGAACGGAAAATATTCCTCTAAGACGGTTCGATTTGCGGAAGCGCAGTTGAACGACGGACAAAAACTTCTTGCGTTCAACGATCTGTTTATCGGTCCTTCTTCGCATACTTCCGCGCGATATAAAATTTCATACAACGAAAATACGGAGGAACAATCCTCCAGCGGAATCATCGTTTCCACTCCTGCGGGAAGTACGGGTTGGCTCAGTTCCATATTCAATATGGCTTATGGAGTTGCGGGGGTTTTCGAAAAGGAATTAACGTTAAAACGCCCGGCTCTCAAAGACGATCAACTTTTGTTCGCGGTTCGCGAACCGTTTCAAAGCGTAAGAACTCAAATCGGAATCACGGCGGGAGTTTTAAATCAGGAATTTCCGTTGACGGTCGAGTCCTTGATGCCTTCGGGCGGAGTGATCTTCAGCGACGGAATCGAATCCGATTATCTCAAATTCAATTCCGGTTCCATCGCTACGATCGGTGTTTCGAAAGAAAATGCGAACTTGGTGGTTCCTTCTTAA
- a CDS encoding SRPBCC family protein translates to MNQKLMLKKEISIQAPIAKVWNGLVDPEIIKLYLYGTKAISEWKVGTPILFTGVWEGKEYEDHGTILKFEKEKVFQYDYWSNFSGIPDVPENYSVITFELSADQDSGAREAGASTRLFLTQENFPTQTSYEHSDTGWDHSLKILKEFLEK, encoded by the coding sequence ATGAATCAAAAGTTAATGCTTAAAAAGGAAATTTCCATTCAGGCGCCGATTGCAAAGGTTTGGAACGGGCTCGTAGATCCGGAGATCATCAAATTGTATCTGTACGGAACGAAGGCTATTTCCGAATGGAAGGTCGGAACTCCGATCCTTTTTACCGGTGTTTGGGAAGGAAAAGAATACGAGGATCACGGAACGATTCTCAAGTTCGAAAAGGAAAAAGTATTTCAATACGATTATTGGAGCAATTTTTCGGGCATCCCGGACGTTCCCGAAAATTATTCCGTCATTACGTTCGAGTTGAGCGCGGATCAAGACAGCGGCGCCCGCGAAGCGGGCGCTTCGACGCGTCTTTTTTTGACTCAGGAGAATTTTCCGACCCAGACTTCTTACGAACATTCGGATACGGGTTGGGATCATTCTTTGAAGATTTTAAAAGAATTTTTGGAAAAGTGA
- a CDS encoding sulfite exporter TauE/SafE family protein, producing MFDTLLLLIAGCLGGFLTGFAGIGGNAIFVPVLDYELGSLGVSGDILVKSVIANSLFITIFTGSIVSFKQYKIGNFFPREVVWIAVSGILSSWAMTYLIKQGTWYSRNQFNVVFTALLFPLLLKLYLDKREKTSEDKILSVPVLLLLGIFVGAITSLSGLGGGIVLIPILSDLLKLNIKKAASISTGVVPFLAASVCISYMLETPALPYSSVLRIGYVDFLFSIPLFIGTYALSSFGVKAAQKAEAKTIRYTFATVLLILFTKMAYELYKA from the coding sequence ATGTTCGACACACTTTTACTTTTGATCGCCGGATGTCTCGGAGGTTTTCTGACCGGCTTTGCGGGAATCGGAGGAAACGCGATCTTCGTTCCCGTTTTGGATTACGAACTCGGAAGTCTCGGAGTGAGCGGAGACATACTCGTCAAATCCGTGATCGCAAACTCTTTGTTCATCACGATTTTTACGGGAAGTATCGTAAGTTTTAAACAATACAAAATAGGAAACTTTTTTCCAAGAGAAGTCGTTTGGATCGCCGTATCCGGAATTTTAAGTTCTTGGGCGATGACCTATCTCATCAAACAAGGAACTTGGTATTCGAGAAATCAATTCAACGTCGTCTTTACCGCGCTTTTGTTCCCTCTCTTATTGAAATTGTATTTGGACAAAAGGGAAAAAACATCGGAAGATAAAATTCTTTCCGTTCCCGTTTTACTTTTGCTCGGAATTTTTGTAGGCGCGATCACTTCTCTTTCCGGATTGGGCGGAGGAATCGTTCTCATCCCGATCCTTTCCGATTTATTAAAACTGAATATTAAAAAAGCCGCATCTATTTCCACGGGAGTCGTTCCGTTTTTAGCCGCCAGCGTTTGTATCAGTTATATGCTCGAAACACCTGCGCTTCCGTATTCGAGCGTATTACGAATCGGTTATGTGGATTTTTTATTTTCGATTCCTCTTTTTATCGGAACTTACGCGCTTTCCTCCTTCGGAGTCAAGGCCGCGCAAAAAGCCGAAGCGAAAACGATCCGTTATACGTTTGCAACGGTTCTTCTGATTTTATTTACGAAGATGGCTTACGAACTCTACAAAGCTTAG
- a CDS encoding FMN-binding negative transcriptional regulator yields the protein MYVPKAFEEADENKLISFIQENPFGILASASDVFPEASHLVFHPEKNESGKLFLFGHFARPNEHWKKIGGPVLVVFSGAHCYISPTWTGEPNSVPTWNYAAVHASGHLSFLDDVQSMERISQLVASYETEPSPDWKLDFENSYFKNTIKGLVAFQIEVTRLEGKFKLSQNKTVELQSRVASKLEELSDDNSKTIARWMRDNISRKNS from the coding sequence ATGTATGTTCCTAAAGCGTTCGAAGAAGCGGACGAAAATAAGTTGATCTCCTTTATTCAAGAAAATCCTTTCGGGATTCTTGCGTCCGCCTCGGATGTTTTTCCGGAAGCGAGTCATCTCGTTTTTCATCCTGAGAAGAACGAGTCCGGAAAACTTTTTCTTTTCGGGCACTTCGCTCGTCCCAACGAACATTGGAAAAAAATCGGCGGTCCCGTGTTGGTCGTTTTTTCGGGAGCGCATTGCTATATTTCTCCGACTTGGACCGGCGAACCGAATTCCGTTCCGACTTGGAATTATGCGGCGGTTCATGCGTCCGGCCATCTGAGTTTTCTGGACGACGTTCAATCTATGGAAAGAATCTCTCAGCTTGTGGCTTCTTATGAAACCGAACCCTCGCCGGATTGGAAGTTGGACTTCGAGAATTCTTACTTTAAAAATACGATCAAGGGCCTTGTCGCGTTTCAAATCGAAGTCACTCGGTTGGAAGGAAAATTCAAGTTGAGTCAGAATAAAACCGTTGAACTTCAGTCTCGGGTTGCTTCAAAACTTGAGGAGTTGTCGGACGATAATTCTAAAACGATCGCTCGGTGGATGAGGGATAATATTAGTCGGAAGAATTCTTGA
- a CDS encoding DUF1564 domain-containing protein, translating to MGILLLNSDQELSSRLQEHQSEVVTLLISKDTLSRYSEKDRKTLPKRIPHLLRVYGKYLTSTKRLGKRAGKTSYQPSVGRGNMVRMNVRLSTGSWAFLGTLAQVHGVSRCFLFNYLLWLDEIGVGDSIVRTVNEGGPTFHRDYKYILHLDLLNNKITRRLECEPTNLFYVLDPRDWFDF from the coding sequence ATGGGAATCTTATTGTTAAATTCCGACCAGGAACTGAGTTCCAGACTTCAAGAGCATCAAAGCGAAGTTGTGACTCTTTTGATTTCGAAAGATACGTTGTCGCGATATAGCGAAAAAGATCGTAAAACGTTGCCGAAGAGAATTCCACATCTTCTTCGGGTGTATGGAAAGTATTTAACGTCTACGAAACGTTTGGGTAAGAGGGCGGGTAAAACTTCTTATCAACCGAGTGTTGGTCGGGGGAATATGGTGCGGATGAATGTTCGTCTGAGCACGGGGAGTTGGGCTTTTTTGGGGACCTTGGCGCAGGTCCATGGGGTTTCGCGTTGTTTCTTGTTCAATTATCTTTTGTGGTTGGATGAGATTGGGGTTGGAGATTCTATCGTGAGAACTGTGAATGAAGGAGGTCCTACATTCCACAGGGATTACAAATACATTCTCCACCTCGACCTCTTAAACAACAAAATCACCCGAAGATTAGAATGCGAACCAACCAATCTCTTTTACGTCTTAGACCCTCGAGACTGGTTCGATTTTTAA
- a CDS encoding STAS domain-containing protein yields the protein MAILTIQEKKEGNLLVLQIHGEIDAKTAPDLKLKLESSIGNGATQIVCDFSGVSYIASAGIGVLNSILKFLKEKSGELVFSNIKKEVRDTMDLMYFTKKIRIFESVKDALAAF from the coding sequence ATGGCGATACTTACGATTCAGGAAAAGAAAGAAGGGAATCTTTTGGTTCTTCAGATTCACGGAGAAATCGACGCAAAAACCGCGCCCGATTTGAAACTGAAATTGGAATCCTCCATCGGAAACGGCGCGACACAAATCGTCTGCGACTTCTCTGGAGTTTCCTACATCGCTTCCGCAGGAATCGGAGTTCTAAACTCCATACTCAAATTCCTAAAGGAAAAGTCCGGCGAACTCGTATTCTCGAACATCAAAAAGGAAGTCAGAGATACGATGGATCTTATGTATTTTACGAAGAAGATAAGAATTTTCGAATCCGTAAAGGATGCGTTAGCCGCGTTCTGA
- a CDS encoding NAD-dependent epimerase/dehydratase family protein produces MKLFITGASGFVGEAATRILSKKHSVKAMSRSEKTDSVISKAGGEPVRSELNSVDPNLLKGIDVVVHSAAYVEQWGPFQDFWKINVEGTAQLLEAARIAGVKRFIFIGTEAALFYGQPMINIDESYPYPKNSPFPYSKTKAEAEKLVLTANSPQMQTLSIRPRLIWGPGDKTVLPVLLKMIADGNFSWIDGGKALTNTTHIYNLVHSIELALTKGQSGKAYFVTDDEIFNFRNFLESLLATQKVIAPNRSVPGWLARFLARIIEGVWKLFGIKNEPPLTRFSASIMSRDCTIKIDNAKKDLGYSPLLTVRQGLSEMPVL; encoded by the coding sequence ATGAAACTTTTTATCACCGGCGCGTCCGGCTTTGTCGGAGAAGCGGCCACCAGAATTCTTTCCAAAAAACACAGCGTTAAGGCGATGTCCCGATCCGAAAAAACCGATTCCGTAATATCCAAAGCGGGAGGAGAACCGGTTCGTTCCGAACTCAATTCCGTGGACCCGAATCTATTAAAGGGAATCGACGTAGTCGTTCACAGCGCGGCTTACGTGGAACAATGGGGACCGTTCCAAGATTTTTGGAAAATCAACGTAGAAGGAACCGCACAACTCCTCGAAGCCGCTCGCATAGCGGGCGTTAAACGATTTATCTTTATCGGAACCGAAGCCGCACTTTTCTACGGACAACCGATGATCAACATAGACGAATCGTATCCTTACCCGAAGAATTCTCCGTTTCCATATTCTAAAACGAAGGCGGAAGCCGAAAAGCTTGTGTTAACGGCGAATTCCCCCCAAATGCAAACATTGTCGATTCGTCCCCGTCTGATCTGGGGGCCCGGCGATAAAACGGTTCTTCCCGTTCTCTTAAAGATGATCGCCGACGGAAATTTTTCATGGATCGACGGCGGCAAAGCGTTAACGAATACGACTCATATTTATAACTTGGTTCATTCCATAGAATTGGCGTTGACGAAAGGACAAAGTGGTAAGGCTTATTTCGTAACCGACGATGAAATATTCAATTTTCGTAATTTTCTCGAATCGCTACTCGCGACTCAAAAAGTGATCGCACCGAATCGTTCCGTTCCCGGTTGGCTCGCCCGTTTTTTAGCGAGAATCATAGAAGGAGTTTGGAAACTTTTCGGAATCAAAAACGAACCTCCTTTAACTCGATTCAGCGCGAGTATCATGTCCCGGGATTGTACGATCAAAATCGACAACGCAAAAAAAGATCTGGGTTATTCTCCCTTGCTTACCGTTCGTCAGGGACTTTCGGAAATGCCGGTTCTTTAG
- a CDS encoding TetR/AcrR family transcriptional regulator has product MEQLSSRERLIRTTGRLLQEKGYHGTGLKDILKLSETPSGSLYHHFPDGKEELTAAAIQNAGERLEKQIQAAVENHPDLYGALQEFTNHLAQELIASGFQRGCPIATVVLEVAADNDRIQKVCSVTYLKWQNLISSLLQKSGMEESKVEPVSILLLSAVEGALVLCRAHRSVEPLEAVRTQLEGILSVLIPA; this is encoded by the coding sequence ATGGAACAACTCAGCTCCAGAGAACGATTGATACGGACGACCGGCCGTCTTCTCCAAGAGAAAGGGTATCACGGAACCGGGCTGAAGGATATTCTTAAGTTAAGTGAAACTCCAAGCGGTTCTTTATATCATCATTTTCCCGACGGAAAGGAAGAATTAACCGCCGCCGCCATACAAAATGCCGGAGAACGTCTTGAAAAACAAATCCAAGCCGCAGTGGAAAATCATCCTGATCTTTACGGGGCGCTTCAAGAATTCACAAATCATCTCGCACAAGAACTGATCGCATCGGGTTTTCAAAGAGGATGTCCGATCGCGACCGTGGTTTTGGAAGTCGCCGCCGACAACGATCGAATTCAAAAAGTCTGTTCGGTCACGTACCTCAAATGGCAGAATTTAATCAGTTCCCTTTTACAAAAATCGGGAATGGAGGAAAGTAAGGTTGAACCGGTCTCAATTCTTCTATTGTCCGCGGTAGAAGGGGCGCTCGTGCTTTGCCGTGCTCATAGAAGCGTAGAACCCCTGGAAGCCGTCCGAACGCAATTGGAAGGCATTCTAAGTGTTCTGATTCCGGCTTAG
- a CDS encoding ATP-binding protein, which yields MDSKKETTHIFPNDLSELSGVREVVRNFLGNECGDLIRGRLVFALDEAVTNVIEHGFPDQRASNVELKMRKNKDTWRFTITDEGVPFDPTLKKSDTWKELFETGADGGFGLRSLKKIMTIRYKRLKKPERNRLTLIHTRIQND from the coding sequence ATGGATTCAAAAAAAGAAACAACGCATATTTTCCCGAACGATCTTTCCGAACTTTCCGGGGTTCGGGAGGTGGTCCGTAATTTTTTAGGTAACGAATGCGGGGATTTGATTCGAGGCAGACTTGTGTTCGCCTTGGACGAGGCGGTTACGAACGTAATTGAACACGGGTTTCCGGATCAAAGAGCGTCTAACGTGGAACTTAAGATGCGGAAGAACAAGGATACTTGGAGATTCACGATCACGGACGAAGGAGTTCCATTCGATCCAACGTTGAAAAAAAGCGATACTTGGAAGGAACTTTTCGAAACCGGTGCGGACGGAGGTTTCGGTTTAAGATCCTTGAAAAAAATCATGACGATCCGATACAAACGTCTTAAAAAACCGGAACGAAATCGGCTAACGCTCATTCATACGAGAATCCAAAATGATTAG